Proteins encoded in a region of the Syntrophales bacterium genome:
- a CDS encoding phosphoserine transaminase codes for MNHRSNFSSGPCSKRPGWHLSCLKEAAVGRSHRSALGKKKLARAISESKRILGIPDDYLLGIFPGSDTGAFEAALWSLLGPLPVTVLVWESFGEGWAKDVAGQLKLNPVIRKAEYGEIPDLDAVDWSNDVVFVANGTTSGVKIPHWDWIPDSRRGLSICDATSAVFAMPVDWSKTDVLTYSWQKCLGGEAGHGVLVLSPRAVERIESHEPPWPIPKVFRMKEKGTVNRGIFEGNTINTPSMICVEDYLDALAWASDTGLDGLIERSMKNLAIVEDWVASLEWIDFLAARKEIRSNTAVCLTITHPRFRELPKDEQAAHIKTVVNTLSASSIAHDTGSYKDAPPGFRFWCGPTVESDDLVRALEGLRKTCLETIPVLKA; via the coding sequence ATGAATCACCGCTCCAACTTCAGTTCCGGACCCTGCAGCAAGCGTCCCGGATGGCACCTGTCGTGCCTGAAAGAAGCGGCCGTTGGACGGTCGCACAGAAGCGCCTTGGGCAAAAAGAAACTTGCCCGGGCAATCAGTGAAAGCAAACGGATTCTCGGGATACCCGACGACTACTTGCTGGGCATTTTCCCGGGTTCCGACACGGGGGCCTTCGAGGCCGCTCTGTGGTCTCTTCTCGGACCCCTGCCGGTAACGGTTCTTGTCTGGGAAAGCTTCGGTGAGGGCTGGGCAAAGGATGTGGCCGGACAGCTGAAGCTCAATCCCGTCATTCGGAAAGCCGAGTACGGCGAGATTCCCGATCTGGATGCCGTCGACTGGTCGAACGACGTTGTCTTCGTGGCCAACGGAACAACCAGCGGCGTCAAGATACCCCACTGGGACTGGATCCCGGACTCACGTCGCGGGCTCAGCATATGTGATGCCACGAGCGCTGTCTTCGCCATGCCCGTTGACTGGTCGAAAACAGATGTCCTCACCTACTCGTGGCAGAAATGCCTGGGCGGCGAAGCAGGTCACGGAGTCCTCGTACTCAGTCCCCGGGCCGTGGAACGCATCGAATCCCACGAACCTCCCTGGCCGATACCGAAGGTATTCCGCATGAAAGAAAAGGGGACCGTCAACCGCGGCATTTTCGAGGGCAACACCATCAACACGCCTTCAATGATCTGTGTTGAAGACTACCTGGACGCCCTGGCCTGGGCATCCGATACGGGTCTTGACGGTCTCATTGAACGAAGCATGAAAAACCTCGCGATCGTTGAAGACTGGGTAGCGAGCTTGGAGTGGATCGATTTCCTGGCGGCACGAAAGGAAATCAGGTCAAACACAGCGGTCTGCCTCACCATCACCCATCCCCGGTTCAGGGAACTGCCGAAGGATGAACAGGCGGCGCACATCAAGACCGTCGTCAATACCCTGAGCGCATCGTCCATCGCCCACGACACGGGATCCTACAAGGATGCTCCCCCGGGATTTCGTTTCTGGTGCGGCCCCACTGTCGAATCCGACGACCTGGTTCGCGCCCTCGAGGGCCTCAGGAAGACCTGTCTTGAAACAATACCTGTTCTGAAAGCATGA
- the serA gene encoding phosphoglycerate dehydrogenase, with protein MKRVLVSDTLSPEGIDIFRNTPGIEVDVMTNLTPDELKAVIKDYDGLAVRSASKITADVIARADKLAVIGRAGIGLDNVDAEAASKRGIVVMNTPGGNTITTAEHAIAMMLSLARKIPQATISMKSEKWQKNAFMGSEVNNKTLGIIGIGRVGSIVANRAQGLKMQVIAYDPFISPEAAEKAGIRLHTLDEVLAASDFISVHTPLTDDTRGLINAAAFEKMKNGVYIINCARGGIVVEEDLYQALVSRKVAGAALDVFEEEPSKNYKLMKHESVICTPHLGASTDEAQRNVAIAIAQQVVDYLTKGEIRNAVNFPSLSAEALALLRPHLILAEKMGRLQSQTLTGGTRRIEIQYSGEILEYNVAPVTIAFLKGFLTPILKETVNFINAPIIAGERGIRVIESKSTEIRDYTTMISSRIITTAEESLVEGSIFGRRDPRIVRINEFTLDVMPEGHMILLYNYDKPGVIGNIGLTLGNIGINIARLNLSRELIDQKALVVLSTDSPANDAVLVQLKQLPNMISVTRIEM; from the coding sequence ATGAAAAGAGTACTTGTCAGCGATACACTGTCACCGGAAGGAATAGATATCTTCAGAAACACTCCCGGAATAGAAGTGGATGTGATGACCAACCTGACGCCGGATGAACTCAAGGCGGTCATCAAGGATTACGACGGCCTTGCCGTACGCAGCGCTTCGAAGATAACGGCCGACGTCATTGCCCGCGCGGACAAACTTGCCGTAATCGGACGGGCCGGCATCGGCCTCGACAACGTGGACGCCGAGGCGGCAAGCAAGCGCGGCATCGTGGTCATGAACACGCCGGGAGGCAACACCATAACGACGGCGGAACACGCCATCGCGATGATGCTTTCCCTTGCCCGGAAAATACCCCAGGCCACCATTTCCATGAAATCTGAAAAATGGCAGAAAAATGCCTTCATGGGATCCGAGGTAAACAACAAGACACTGGGAATCATCGGCATCGGACGGGTCGGCTCCATCGTCGCAAACCGGGCCCAGGGCCTGAAAATGCAAGTTATCGCCTATGACCCCTTCATTTCTCCCGAAGCGGCTGAAAAGGCGGGAATCCGCCTGCACACGCTTGACGAGGTCCTGGCCGCGTCTGATTTTATCTCCGTCCACACGCCCCTTACGGATGACACGAGAGGCCTCATCAACGCCGCGGCATTCGAAAAAATGAAAAACGGCGTGTACATTATCAATTGTGCCAGAGGCGGAATCGTGGTTGAAGAAGATCTCTACCAGGCCCTTGTTTCCCGAAAGGTCGCCGGGGCCGCCCTGGACGTTTTTGAAGAAGAGCCCTCAAAAAACTATAAGCTCATGAAGCACGAGTCCGTCATCTGCACCCCTCACCTGGGCGCGTCGACGGACGAAGCCCAGCGGAACGTTGCCATTGCCATCGCCCAGCAGGTCGTTGACTATCTCACGAAGGGAGAAATCAGAAACGCCGTCAATTTCCCTTCCCTGAGCGCGGAAGCCCTGGCCCTGCTGCGACCCCACCTTATCCTGGCTGAAAAAATGGGTAGGCTGCAGTCCCAGACCCTCACCGGGGGTACCCGAAGAATAGAGATTCAGTATAGTGGCGAAATCCTTGAATATAATGTTGCTCCCGTCACCATAGCCTTCCTGAAGGGGTTCCTGACGCCGATCCTGAAGGAGACTGTGAATTTCATCAACGCGCCCATCATTGCCGGGGAACGCGGCATCCGGGTAATCGAATCAAAAAGTACCGAGATCAGGGATTACACCACCATGATATCCTCCCGGATCATCACCACGGCGGAGGAATCGCTCGTGGAAGGCTCTATCTTCGGGCGGCGCGATCCCCGCATTGTGCGTATCAACGAATTTACCCTGGACGTCATGCCCGAAGGACACATGATTCTTCTGTACAATTATGACAAGCCGGGCGTTATCGGCAACATCGGCCTTACTCTCGGCAACATCGGGATCAACATCGCCCGGCTGAACCTGAGCAGGGAGTTGATCGACCAGAAGGCCCTCGTTGTTTTGAGTACCGACAGTCCCGCCAATGACGCGGTCCTGGTACAGCTCAAGCAACTGCCTAACATGATTTCCGTTACCCGTATAGAAATGTAG